In the genome of Hyalangium minutum, the window CTGCGCTGAGCCCCGGCCAACTTGACGCAGCGCAGCAATCCCTTCCTCGATCCGCCGGAATGCCTCCAGCCGCTCCGCAGTGGGCGAGGCCTGCATGGGGGCGGAAGGCGAGACAGCAGGCTCGACGACCTTCGACTGGGCGCGGGCGCGGCGCTCCAGGAAGGACAGGAGCCGCTGCCGGTGGGTGTCATGGTAGCGGCGAGGCTCGAAGGGCGTGGACTGCGACTCGATGAGGCGCAGCACCATCTCCACCTCCTGCTCGGAGGGGCGAGGCCCCATCACGTCCAGCTCCGGCAACGTGTCCTGGGCGATCTGATCTTCTGCGTAGTACAGCGAGGAGAGGCCAAGCCCCCGGCCAAAGGGCCTCACCACACACAGGTGTCCTCGGTGGCGCATGACCAGGCGCCCGAGGCCCACGCGGCCGGAGCGCCGCAGGGCTTCGACGAGCAGCGAGTATTGGCGCTCGGCCTCCACCTCTGGAACCAGGTGGTAGCTGGCCTCGAAGAAGCCGGGGTCGATCTCCTCCAGCTTCACGAAGTCCTCCAGCTCGATGGAGCGGCTGGACTTCGGATCGAACGCCTCCAACTCGCCAGAGGTGACTTCGACATAGTGGCCAGGCCGCAGCTCGTATCCCTTCACCACACGCTCGAAGGGCACCTCCTGGCCATCCGCCGAGCACACGCGCTTCTGGCGGATGCGCGCGCCATCCGCGTCGTGCAGTTGGTGGAACTTCACCGTGCGGGGCTCTACCGCAGCGTAGAGCCGTACTGGCACATGAACCAACCCGAAGCTCAGCGAGCCGACCCAGCAAGGACGTGACATCTGGGGCCTCCCGGCGTCCGTGCGCGGACCACCGGACTTAAAAGTCCGTCCCAGGGCCGGGAGCGACAAGGGCCGCCAGGCTCCCTGGCGGAGCGCCAGCCGGGGGGGCGTGCGAGGCCGAGCGTTGCATAACCGCCACCTGCCCCCGTCCCCCGGAAGAAGCGGCGTCGTGATGCTTGCCGCGCCTCAGGGCGCTGACTACGAGTCCGGCGCACCCTTACGCAGCGTCAGGAAAGGAAGAGACGTGGCTATGCAGCGCACCCTGTCGGTAGTCCTGGGCCTCACCCTCGCGATGAGCCTCAGCACCGGCTGCGCCAAGCAGCGCATCCGGGCAGAGAAGGCCGTGGCGGACATCCTGATCTCGGACGAGCAGGAGGAGCAGATCGGCCTGCAGGTGAAGCAAGAGCTCGAGCAGAAGGAGAAGATCCAGTACGTCCAGGATCCGGCCATCGTGGAGTACGTGAACCGGATCGCCACGCCCATCCTCCAGCAAGCCAACTCGGACCGGAAGGGCGTGAAGTGGAAGGTGAACGTCATCAACGACCCGAAGACGGTGAACGCCTTCGCCACGCCGGGCGGCTACCTCTATGTGTACACGGGCCTGCTGCTGGCGGCGGACAACGAGGCCGAGGTGGCGGGAGTGCTGGCGCACGAGGCGGGCCACGTGGTGGGCCGGCACTCGGCGCGCGCCATGGTGAACGCGTACGGCCTGCAGGCGATTACGCAGCTGGCGCTGGGCAAGAACCCGGGCATGGCGTCGCAGATCGCCGCGGCGCTGGTGGGCCAAGGCGCGATGCTGGCTCACGGCCGCAGCGAGGAGACGGAGGCGGACGAGTACGGCGCCAAGTACGCGGCGGGAGCGAACTACGATCCGCGCGGCCTGATCACCTTCTTCCAGAAGCTGCAGAAGCTGCAGGGTAACACGCCGGGAGTGCTCAAGTGGCTGAGCACGCACCCGACCAACGCCGACCGCATCAGCCACCTGGAGCAGGTCATCGCCCAGAAGGGGTACCGGGGCAGCGAGGTGGGCGCGGACCGGCTGGCGCCCATCAAGGCGAAGCTGGGCGGCAAGTAGAGAGGGGGCCGACTAGTCCTCGAAGGGCTCGAAGTCGGCCTTCGTGGCGCCGCAGTCCGGGCAGAACCAGGTGTCCGGAATGTCCTCGAACGCAGTCCCGGGAGGGATGCCCCCCTCTGGGTCTCCCTCGGCGGGATCGTAGATGTGATTGCACGCCAGGCACCGGTACTTTCGTTTCATTCGGACGCTCCCTTCGGAGCGTCCATCTTAGCCGGTCGCCCGGGCCGTGGGCGCTTCAGTGAACCGTGGGAGGCAGCTCGGTGTTGGAGGGCTCGGGGGACTGGCCCCGGGCCACGCGCTTCTTCCACCGCCAGAAGGCGTACCGCGTCTTGCGCGCGCTGCTGGCGCTCTTGGCCGCGCCCGGCGTCTTGAGCGGAGGCTCCAGCGGAGGCGCCTCGCCGGGCGCCCTCGCGCCCTTGGCCTTGGCTCGCGCATCCTTGGAGGCGTGCTCGAGGATGGCGTTCAGCTCGCCGCCGAGGATGAAGATGAGGCCGGTGATGTAGAGCCACGTGAGCAGCACCACCACGCCGCCGATGGAGCCATACGTCACGTTGTACTTGCCGAAGTGCTCCACGTACTGGGTGAAGCCCCAGGTGCTCACCAGCCACAGCCCGGTGCCGATGACGGAGCCCGGTGTGATGTACTTGAACCGCTGCTTCACGTCCGGCAGCACGTAGTAGCAGAGCGCCAGCATCAGCATCACCAGCGCAGCGGTGAAGGGCCAGCGCAGCCAGGACCAGACGACGTGGAACATGTCCACGAGCTGCAGACGCTGCGCGAGCCACTCCCCCAGCTTGCCGCCCAGGAGGAACAGGGCGAAGGAGATGGGGATGAGCAGCGTGCCCACCAGCGTCATGAGCATCGCCACCCCCTGCGTCTTCCAGAAGGGCCGGGACTCGGGCACGTCGTAGGCGAGGTTGAGCGCCTTGCGCAGCGCATCCACCCCACGCGAGGCCGACCACAGCGCCACCCCGAGACCCAGCGTGAGCAGCTTGGGGCGGGGTTGGTTCACCAGCGAGTCCAGGTGCTCCCTCACCAGCGACAGGGCATCGCCCGGCACCAGCGGGGCCACACGCGCGATCACGGCCTCCACCGCGCCCTGCGCGAAGGGCATGTACGCCGCCAACGTGACGACGAAGAAGAGCAGCGGGAAGAGCGAGAAGAGGAAGTAGTACGAGAGCTGCGCAGCGCAATCCGTGACGGTGTCCTCTTGGAACTCCTTCACCATGCGCCGGCCGAACTCGCGCCATGTCAGATATTTGAGCCGGAACAGCCGCATCCATCCCCCTTGGAAGAGAAAGGTGGGCAGCCAGGCAGTGGGTGGCAGCAGGCGGGCAGGCGAGCGCGCCCCCCGGTTCGTCTCCTAGACGACTTCTGGCGGCAGGTACTTGCCGATCAGGGGACGCAGGCGGGTGCGCACCTCGTTGGAGATGCGGCTGCGATCGGACCAGATCCCAAGCGCCAAGACGGAGTCGCAGTGGCACTGGACGGGCGCCGAGGCGATCCGTGAGAGGGAGCGGCGCAGGAGGCCCAGTGCGTTGGCGATGGCGACGCGGCGGTTCTGGAAGTGGGCGGTGTTCTGGGCCTCGGGCGCGGTGCTGAGCGGAGGCTGCCAGGAGTCATAATCGGTGGGCACGGCCACCAGCGCGTAGTGCAGCTCCGCCTCGCGGGCCAGCCGGGCCTCTGGCATCACCGTCATGCCGATCAGATCTCCGCCCCAGGTGCGGTACATGCGGCTCTCGGCGCGGGTGCTGAGCGAGGGGCCTTCGATACATATATAGGTGGCCTGCGAGTGCACCTTCCCCGTGCTGCTTTCCTGGGCCACTTCGGAGAGCACGTGCCGCAGCGTCTCGCAGAAGGGCTCGGTCATCTCCACGTGCACCACCAGGTCGTCATAGAAGGTGCAGGGCCGCCGGTAGGTGCGGTCGATGACCTGATCCGGAATGACGAGGTGGTGCGGGTGGATGTGCTCGCGGAGGCTGCCCACCATGCCGCAGGCGAGGACGTGGGAGACGCCCAGCACCTTGAGGGCAAAGAGGTTGGCGCGGTAGGGCACGCGCGTGGGGCCGAGCATGTGCCCGGCACCGTGGCGATCCAGCAGGGCCACGGGGACGCCGTCGAGCTCCATGGTGAAGATGGGGCCCGAGGGCGGGCCGAAGGGCGTCTCGATCACGTGGGGCTCGGCCTGGCCCGCCACGCCCAGCGCTTCCAAGAGCCCGGAGCCTCCAATGATGCCGACTCGGCTGCCTGCCATGTGCGTCCTCCTCGGCGCGGGTGAGACGGGACGATAGCCCGGCCCTGGAGCAAGGGGTGGCAAAGACTGCTAACTTCTCGCGCGTCATGCGTGCACCCTTGCTGCTGATCTTCACCCTGCTGGCTGGCCCCGCTCTCGCACAGGAGGCCGAGGCGCCGCCTCTCGGCTGCAAAGAAGACAACTCCGAGTGCAAGGAAGGCTGCACCATCGAGTACGGGAGCAGCACGCGCACCTACTCCCAACTGGGGACGTGTCTGCAGAAGTGCAAGCAGACGTACGACAAGTGCACGGCGCGCCACCTGGCGCTCCAGCAGCAGAAGAAGGACGGCATTGAGCCCCACCACGGTGGGCCCGAGATACCTCCGGAGCCCGGGGAGCCCAAGGGCTCGGCAGTGTCCAAGCCTGCGGCCAGGGACGAGTTCGGAGATTCCAGCGCGCCCAGCGAGCCCACGGGGCGCAAGGGGGTGTACCGGGCCTCCGAGTCGAAGAAGGTGGCGGAGCCGGAGGCAGAGCCCAAGCCGGGACCCAAGGCCGCGGAGAAGCCGGTGCCGCAGGAGGATCCCGCGGACGAGCTCGCCCGAGCCATGGATCCGGAGCCTGACACGAAGCCGGAGCCTGCGAAGAAGGGTGAGAAGACGGCGGGGAAGCCCGAGCCCACCGCGAAGCCCGGGTCCGAGAAGCCAGCGCCCGTGGACTCGGCCGCGACGGCAGCGAAGCCGGTGATTGACAAGGACGTCCCGGTACCGGCTGACTCGAAGGACGAACCTGCTCCGCAGCCCGAGCCGAAGCCTGCACCCAAGGCGCAGCCCAAGCCGGCCCCTGCTTCCACGAAGCCTCCGCCGCCCAAGCGGGACATCGACGACTGGGATCCGAACGGGAAGTAGCTCTCTGGGGTGACTCAGCGTCTGGAGTTCCGCCGGAGCCCGGCCAGTTGCTGCCGCGTCTCGGGAACGAAGTCGGTGATCACCCCGAGGCGCAGCTGGTGAGTTCGAGCGAGGCGAAGCGCCTGGCGTAGCGAGTGGCGCCGCCTGACGGGAACGCGCTCCCTCATGACCCAGCAATTCACCCCCAACGGAGACGCCGCCTTCATTGCCGCGGACGTCAGGGTGTCGATCTCCGGATGGAGGAACTCCAGCCGGCCACCAACCTCCGCGATCTGCTTCCGCACGTTCTCGATCTCGGCCGGAGTGAACGGCAAGTAGCGATCGCTCAGCTGGGGATCGGCCTCATAAACGAGGCCTCCCGCCTCCCGGTCCAAGTCGAACAGCATCCCGAGCCGAGCCGCGGGCAGAAGCCGCGCCAGCTCGACGAGATCCGACACGGCAAACGACGAGAACACGATGGCCTCCAGCGACAGCCTGGAGTGCGCCGGCACCTGCTTCGCCAGCAACTCCACCAGAGAGGGGCGGCCCGGCGCCTGCTTCGGGGCCCGCGTGCCCTTCACATCCTTGATCTCGATATTCAGCACGAAGTCGCCCAGCCCCCGCCGAGCGCGCCACTCGGCAATGAGGTCCATCACCTCGGTCAGCGTCGGAATCGCGCTCTGGCGGCCGCGCAGTCCCGTGCGGAGCTGCCTCACCTCCTCCAACCTCAACTCCCCCATGAACCGGGCGGAGGGCGGAGCCACCAGGACGTGCTCCCGGAGCGCATTGGAGTGAGTCACCACCAGCGCATCATCCAGGGTCCGCAGCACGTCGATCTCGACGAAGTCCGCGCCGTGCTCGAACGCCTGGGCGATGGACTCCAGCGTGTTCTCCGGCGGCTTGCTTCCCCGGGCCCTGGATCGAGGAGATGCCGCCCGCGCGAAGGCCGAGTCCGTACACCCCGAGCCACGGTGCCCACCGAGTCGTATCCGCTCCATCTGCACCCTCCTCTGGGGCGCCGCTCACTGCGCCAGCTGCCGGAGCGCCCACTGCGCGGCACTCCGTACCAGCTCGCTATCATCCTCGCTGAGCTTTTCCAGCAAGAGCCGGGCGTTCTCCTGCCTCGTGGCCCCGAGCGCATACACGGCATTGCGCCGCAGCCCATCGTATTGCGCCCGCGCGAGCGCTGTACCCGGGATGAACGTCGCGTACTGCTCCTGGGTGAGCCCCGCCAGTTCCATCACCCCCAGGCCCGCCACGGCTCGAGGCGCAAAGCGCGGATGCTCCGCGAACACCGGGCGCCGGTTGAGCGGGCACACGTCCTGGCAGATGTCGCAGCCGAAGACGAGGTTGTTCATCTCGACGCGGAAGGACTCGGGCACCTCGTGGTCCCGGTTCTCGATGGTCTGGTACGACAAGCATGCCCGCGCATTCACGCGCCCATTGCCCACGAGCGCGCCCGTGGGACACGACATCAGGCACTTGCGGCAGGAGCCACACCGGTCCGCCGCGGGCCCGTCCCCATATGCGTCCACCTCCGCGTCGAGAACCACTGTCGCCAGCAGCACCCACGAGCCGAAGCGCTCGGTGATGAAGCAGCCGTTCTTCCCCACGTAGCCCAGGCCCGCGCGCGCCGCCCACACCTTCTCCATCAGCGGGCCGCTGTCCACGCTCCCGTAGGTGCCAATCCCGGGGTACTCGCCCTGGACGGCCTTGCGGAACGCCTTCATCCGGTCGCGCAGCGTCGAGTGGTAGTCCCGCCCCCGTGCGTACCGGGCAATCGGCGAGCCCTCCGTCTCCGCATCGTCCCGGTAGTAGTTGTTGGCGAACACCACCACCGTCTTCGCTCCGGGCAGAAGCTGGGTGACGTCGAGCCGCTCGGCGGCTCGCTCCTTCATCCAGTCCATGTCCGCCGCGTAGCCCGCCGCGATCCACTCGGTGAGAGCCTCGGGCGGAATCGGCGCCGCGCGGGCGAAGCCCACGAGGTCAAAGCCGACGGCGTCGGACAGCTGGCGCAGGTGGGCGGTGGGGAGCAGTTTCACGGCGCTTCTCTTCTACCGCTCCTCACGGCCGAGCGGGCTATTTCCCGGGCTTCTCCGGTATCCACTTCACATCTGGGACACCCACCCGGTGGTTGGCAACACGGGCCATGACAAAAAGCAGATCCGAGAGCCGATTTAGGAAAACTCCCACGTCGTGGGAGACCTTCCCCTCGCGCAGCAGTGGGACGACACGCCGCTCCGCCCGCCGGCACACCGTCCTCGACAGGTGCAAAGCACTGGACGCCTGGCTGCCTCCCGGGAGGATGAAGTGTGTCATCGTCGGTAGCTCGGTCTCGAAGCCATCGATGGCCTTCTCCATCGCCTCCACCCACTCGGGCTTGATGTGGGGGATGTGCGCCGCGGCCTTGGTGCCTTGGGGTGTGGCGAGCACGGCCCCCACCGTGAACAACTGGTCCTGGAGTTGCTGCAGCAACCCGTCCAGATCCGCCGGCATGGAGAGGCTGCGCGCCAGGCCCAGGGTCGCGTTCAGCTCGTCCACCTCGCCGTACGCGTCCACCCTTTCGTCGTCTTTCGGAACACGGCCGCCGCCGAACAATCCCGTTTCCCCAGCGTCCCCTGTCTTCGTGTAGATCTTCATGAACTCGAACCTCTCATGAAACCCTACCTCGCGCTGCTCGAACACGTCCTGGCCCACGGCACGAAGAAGAGTGACCGGACCGGCACCGGCACCCTCAGCCTCTTCGGCCACCAGCTGCGGTTCGATCTCACCCAGGGCTTCCCTCTGGTGACGACGAAGAAGGTCCACCTGAAGTCCATCATCCACGAGCTGCTGTGGATGCTTCAGGGCGACACGAGCGTGCGCACGCTCCAGGCCCAGGGCGTCACCATCTGGGACGAGTGGGCCGACGCCGAAGGCAAGCTCGGTCCCGTGTACGGCCACCAGTGGCGCTCGTGGTCCGCGCCCAATGGCGAGCACATCGACCAGATGCGCATCCTGGTAGACGGACTGCGCAAGAACCCGGACTCGCGGCGCCACCTTGTCAGCGCATGGAACGTGGCGGACCTGCCCGCCATGAAGCTGCCGCCCTGCCACGTGCTCTTCCAGTTCTATGTGGCCGACGGGCGCCTGTCCTGCCAGCTCTACCAACGCAGCGCGGACATCTTCCTCGGACTGCCCTTCAACATCGCCTCGTACTCGCTGCTGACGATGATGGTGGCGCAGACCACGGGGCTCGTCCCGCACGAGTTCATCCACACCATCGGCGACGCCCACCTCTACCTCAACCACGTGGAGCAGGCCCGCACGCAGCTGGCGCGAGAGCCTCGTCCCCTGCCCCGGATGAAGCTCAACCCCGAGGTGAAGGACCTGTTCGCCTTCAAGTACGAGGACTTCACGCTTGAAGGCTACGATCCGCACCCCGCCATCAAGGCGTCCGTGGCCGTATGAGGCTGTCCGCCATCGTCGCCATGGCGTCCAACCGGGTGATTGGCGCCAACAACCAGCTGCCGTGGCGCCTGCCCGCGGACCTCGCGCGCTTCAAGAAGCTCACGATGGGGCACGCGCTCGTCATGGGCCGCAAGACGTACGAGTCCATCGGCCGCCCGCTGCCGGGCCGCACCATGATCGTCATCACTCGCCAGCGGGACTACGCGCCCGAGGGCGTGAAGGTGGCGCACTCGGTGGACGAGGCACTCGCGCTCGCCCCAGGGGATGACGAGATCTTCATCGCCGGCGGCGCGGAGCTCTACGCGCAGACCCTGAACCGGCTGGACCGGCTCTACCTCACCCGCATCGACCGCGACTTCCCAGGCGACACACGCTTCCCAGAGGTGGAGCTCTCCACTTGGAAGCTGCTCGAGCAGGAGCTGCACCCCGCCTCAGCCCCCGACGCCCTGCCCTACGCCTTCCTCACGTACGAGCGGCAGCGCAGCGCCTAGCTCACACCTCCACACACCCACCTCTCCACTCCAGGGAACACTGTCTTCCCTCTGAGAGAAGTTCCGTGGGTGAAGTGCTCAATGTAATTTTGACTTTGATTCTCAAAATTGAAGTACCCCATCTGACTTGGTAGAGAGCAGGGGTGAACACCACCCGTGCCTTCGCCCTGCTATCCCTGCTTGTCGCGCTGCCCTTCACCGCGAAGGCCGCTGATGAAAGTGCATCGTCGGAAGGGCGCACGTGGCACCGGCTGGTGGGCATCCTCCAGTACCTGCAGGCGGATTATCCGGCCGCCGTCGAGTCTCAGTCCGAGTTCGAGCTGGCGGAGCAGCGCAGCTTCATCGCCGAGGCGGTGACGGCGGCGCAGGAGATCGGCCCTGGCGCGGCGCCCTTCCTCTCGAAGCTCCGCGACGTGCAGGCACGGGTGGAGCACGGAAAGGATCCGGAGGGAGTCAGCCGGGACTGCGGCGCGCTGGTGGAGAACCTGGTGCTCGCGGGAGGCCTGGCTCGCAGCCCGCGCCACCCGCCGGATCTGGCGCGCGGGAAGCAGCTCTTCCAGGTGTCATGCGCCGCCTGCCATGGCCCCGAGGGCAAAGGTGACATGCCCATCGCCGCGACGATGGAGCCGAAGCCCGCCAACTTCCACGACGCGGAGGTCATGGCCGGGCTGATGCCGTACAAGGCCTTCAACACCATCAGCTTCGGCGTGCCGGGCACGGCGATGCCGGGCTTCCCGACGCTCTCGGAAGAGGAGCGCTGGTCGCTCGCGTTCTACCTCTTCACGCTGCGCCAGCCGCCGTGCGAGGGCACTCCGCCGACCGTCTCGCTGGAGCGGCTGGCCACGGCCACGGATCCGGAGATGGCCGCCGAGCACGGGGAGAAGAACCTCGCGTGCCTGCGGCGCAAGCTGCCGGACGAGAACGAGGAGCGCCTGCTGCTGACGGCTCGCACGCACGTGGAGGACGCGCTGCGCAAGGGCGCTTCGGGAGACAGCATGGGGGCGCGCAACGCGCTGCTGGAGGCGTACCTCAACGGCATGGAACCGGTCGAGGTGAAGCTGCGCGCCCGGAACCCGGAGCTGGTGGCGAAGCTGGAGAAGCGGTTCCTCGCGGCGCGGCTCGCGGCCGAGCGGGGCACCCCACAGCTCCAGGACGAGGGCCGTGAGCTGCTGAGCCTGCTGGACCAGGCGCGGCGGGGCAGCGGCACGTCGGCAGACATGGTTTCGGTGCTGTGGCTCACCCTCCTCATCCTGCTGCGCGAGGGCTTCGAGGCCACCATCATCGTCGCGGCGCTGCTGGCGGCGCTGAAGAAGATGAAGGCGATGGAGCAGGTGCGCGTGGTGCACGCGGGTTGGATGTCCGCGCTGGTGATGGGCACGGTGGCCTTCCTCTTTGGGCAGCGGCTGCTGGCGGGCGCCAACCGGGAGCTGCTCGAGGGCTTCGCGGCACTCGCGGCGGTGGGCATGCTGGTGTACGCGGCGCTGTGGCTCAACGCGCGCTCCAACATGAGCCGCTTCATGGGCGAGCTGCGCCAGAAGATGCAGGGCGCGCTGGGCAGCGGGAGCACGCTGGGCCTGTTCATGATCGCCTTCACCTCGGTGCTGCGTGAGAGCTTCGAGACGGCGGTGTTCCTCCAGGGCCTGGCGCTGGACTCGGCGACGGGCGTGGCCTGGGGCGTGCTGGCGGGCGCCGTGGCGATGGTGGTGCTGGTCGTCTTCGTGAACCGCGTGGGCTACCGGCTGCCGATGAAGACGCTCTTCAACGCGTCCACCGTGGTGCTGCTCGCGACGGCGGTGATGCTGCTGGGCAAGGGCCTGCACGCGCTGCAGGAGGTGGCCCTGCTGCCGCTGGCGCCCATCCCCTTCGTCACCGTGGACATGCTCGGCGTCTACCCGGATGCGGTCTCGCTGGTGCCGCAGCTGCTGCTGGCGCTCATACCGGTGGCCTATGTCGTCCTCCGTCGCATGCGCAACACCCGCTCGTCCTCGTCTTCCTCCGAGAGCGACGGCAACGCGGGCGCACCGCTCGCCTGAGCCCGCTGTTCACTCTTTGCGCAGTGCAAAGTTTGCGAACCGCCGCCCGCTAACGGCTGCACGGGCGCGTGACTCCTACACATTGTCGTTCCGCTGATTTACGCCGCCGAGGTGCAGGCCCGGAGTTTGCGACAGGCGAGGCATGGCAGGAGGTGCCCGCTTGCTTGCTCGCTCTTGGCGTCGCCGTGGTTTTACGCTCGTTGAAGTGATGACCGCAGTGGTCATCGTGCTCGTCCTGGCCGCCCTGGCAGGTCTCTCGGGCGTGTATGGGCTGGGCCGAGCCCGAATGAACACCGCCGTGTTCGACCTGGCGGCGCTGATCAGCCGCGGCCAGCTGCGAGCCATGAGCCGGGGTGCGCCGCACTACCTCTTCATCCACCAGACAGCGGATGGCCGTCTCCGTGTCCAGCTGATCGAGCGTCCGGACTCGCCAGCGCTCAGCCCAGCCCAGTGGGCGTCACTGGACCTGACGCAGGGGCCAGGCAAGGCGCTGGCATTCACGCGCACGCTGCCTGATGGCACCCAGGTGCAGTCTCACGCACTCGTGGCGGATCACCTGGTGCTAGGAGGCAGCACGGGGCCGGATACGGGTGGACTGGCCTTTCTGGATCTGGACTCGCAGCGCATCCAGCGGCCTCTGCCCGCGCCGTTCAGCGCCCTGGCGCTCAGCACGGCGGCCACGGCAACGGACGTAGACCGGCCCACAGCGGACCTGCTGGCCGGCTGCAACTTCTGCATCAACCCCAGCGGCAGCGAGCCCTACGGCGCGCTGCGCTTCAACCCCGACGGCACGCTGGAGGTGGTGACGGGCAGCGCACGCTCTGGCGCCGTCATCGCCTTCGCGCCCAACACCCAAGCAGAAGCGGACATCGTGCCGAAGCTGCTGGCTGTGTCCGCACCGGCCGGGGCCACCGTCATCTTCTAGGAGGAACCATGAGCCCCTCGCGCGTCTCACCTCGTGGCAGCACCCTCATCGAGGCAATGGCTGCCCTCGCCGTCTTCACCATCGGAATCATCGGCATCATGGACATGAACCTGCTGGCCAGTCAGCAGAACTCCCTGGCTCGCTCGCGCACCGTCGCCAGCAAGATTGCTCGCGACGTGGCGGACTCCTTCGAGCGCATTCCCTTCAACCACGCGATCCTCAGCGTCCCGACGGGCCTGCACCAAGACGACTCCGGCTTCGCCGACATGGACAACACGGATGGGCTGGTGAAGCTGGAGGACGCGATCGCACAGACCACGGAGCGCCCGCTGCTCGGTGCGGCGGACGCCATGTTCAGCGCTGAGGGCGACCGCTCCTTCTACCAGGTGGCCTGGCGCGTGCTGCCCGTGGCCAACCCGGATCGCTTCGGTCAGGTGGATCAGAAGCGGATCCTCATCATGGTGCGCTTCCCGTCGCCCGGCGGGGGCATGGTGCAGGTGAACACCTGGGCCATCCGCTACAACGTCGGGTTGATCACCGGTGACCCGAACACCGCCTTGGAGCTGTGAGCCATGCGCAAGTCCTTCCGCTCTCGTGGCTTCACGCTGTTGGAGCTGCTGGTGGGTGCCGCCATCGGCGCGGTGGTGATGGCGGGCATCAGCATGACGTTCATCTCGCAGGCCGAGCAGTACCAGACCCACGCCAGCCGCCGGGGCGTGCAGGCCAACGCGCGCCAGGCCCTGGCCTTCATGGGGCGCCACCTTCGCGCTGCGGGCTATGGCATCGACCCGGACCGGGCCATCCTGTCCTGGGACTCGTACGATGCGGCCACCCATCAGCAGGCACCGGGCTTCCCGGATGCCTTCGCGGTCCACTTCCGTGACGAGCTGTTCCGCCGCCGGGCGCAGTCCGTGGCGTCCCACCTCATCACCCTGCGGGCCAGTGAGCCCCTCAAGCCCGGCCAGGAGCTGCGCCGAGGGCAGATCCTGCTCGTCATCTGCGAGCGCGACCCGGGCTTCCCGGACCCGGCGGTGGACGAGAACCCGCCGCACGTGTTCGTCACCGTGGGTGACTACGTGGGGCCCGGCTCCACGGAGATCCCGCTGGACCAGAGCCCAGTATCCGCCGCGGATGACGGTCCCACCCAGCGCCCAGGCCGGCTTTTCCACGAGCAGGACACGCCTGGCTTCGCGCATCCGTGCTTCAGCCGGCAGCCGCCGCACGTGCTGAGGGTCCACCGCGCTGCCTTCTACGTGGCCATGTTCACCCATCCCACCACCGGCGAGCGCAAGCCCTACCTCATGATGCACCAGGGCTTGGACATGCCCTCGGCCAGCAACCCTCAGGGCGACGGCGTCATCGACGAGAATGACGCGGTGCCGGTGGCCGAAGGCATCGAGCAGCTTCAGGCGGCCTATATCCTGGACACCCACAACCAGGATCCCGACCGGACTCCGCTCATCCTGGGCGTCAACGGCCCGATGGGCCCCACTCACTTCGGTGAGAACTGGGAGCAGATTGACTTGGCCAACCTGCCCCATGGCTGGTTCTTCAACGTTGGCTTTGGCGCCGTGGATCCGTACGTCATGGCTGAGCGCCGCCTGAGAGATCACCCCGCCAACATCCGCCAGGTGCGCCTGAGCGTGGTCTCCCGCAGCGCCGTGCCCACGCCTCGGTTCGCGGGTGATGACCTGATGCGGAGGCACGATGGCACGCCGTATCCGGATGGAGCGCCGCTGCCCAACGGCACCGTGCCCTGGCGCCACCTGGAGAACCTGGAGCTGCCTCCCGCCGCGGACTTCACCCCGTCGGGCGGTGGCTTCTACCGGATGCTCCTGCGTGAATCGATCACCCCCAAGAATCTCCTGCTGAACCGGCAGTTCGCACCCATC includes:
- a CDS encoding M48 family metallopeptidase, translated to MQRTLSVVLGLTLAMSLSTGCAKQRIRAEKAVADILISDEQEEQIGLQVKQELEQKEKIQYVQDPAIVEYVNRIATPILQQANSDRKGVKWKVNVINDPKTVNAFATPGGYLYVYTGLLLAADNEAEVAGVLAHEAGHVVGRHSARAMVNAYGLQAITQLALGKNPGMASQIAAALVGQGAMLAHGRSEETEADEYGAKYAAGANYDPRGLITFFQKLQKLQGNTPGVLKWLSTHPTNADRISHLEQVIAQKGYRGSEVGADRLAPIKAKLGGK
- the queG gene encoding tRNA epoxyqueuosine(34) reductase QueG — translated: MKLLPTAHLRQLSDAVGFDLVGFARAAPIPPEALTEWIAAGYAADMDWMKERAAERLDVTQLLPGAKTVVVFANNYYRDDAETEGSPIARYARGRDYHSTLRDRMKAFRKAVQGEYPGIGTYGSVDSGPLMEKVWAARAGLGYVGKNGCFITERFGSWVLLATVVLDAEVDAYGDGPAADRCGSCRKCLMSCPTGALVGNGRVNARACLSYQTIENRDHEVPESFRVEMNNLVFGCDICQDVCPLNRRPVFAEHPRFAPRAVAGLGVMELAGLTQEQYATFIPGTALARAQYDGLRRNAVYALGATRQENARLLLEKLSEDDSELVRSAAQWALRQLAQ
- a CDS encoding Ku protein — translated: MSRPCWVGSLSFGLVHVPVRLYAAVEPRTVKFHQLHDADGARIRQKRVCSADGQEVPFERVVKGYELRPGHYVEVTSGELEAFDPKSSRSIELEDFVKLEEIDPGFFEASYHLVPEVEAERQYSLLVEALRRSGRVGLGRLVMRHRGHLCVVRPFGRGLGLSSLYYAEDQIAQDTLPELDVMGPRPSEQEVEMVLRLIESQSTPFEPRRYHDTHRQRLLSFLERRARAQSKVVEPAVSPSAPMQASPTAERLEAFRRIEEGIAALRQVGRGSAQAERRLPERGALRLRAQAAHEVRSREGNKAEEAGASADVDLSEPS
- a CDS encoding YihY/virulence factor BrkB family protein; amino-acid sequence: MRLFRLKYLTWREFGRRMVKEFQEDTVTDCAAQLSYYFLFSLFPLLFFVVTLAAYMPFAQGAVEAVIARVAPLVPGDALSLVREHLDSLVNQPRPKLLTLGLGVALWSASRGVDALRKALNLAYDVPESRPFWKTQGVAMLMTLVGTLLIPISFALFLLGGKLGEWLAQRLQLVDMFHVVWSWLRWPFTAALVMLMLALCYYVLPDVKQRFKYITPGSVIGTGLWLVSTWGFTQYVEHFGKYNVTYGSIGGVVVLLTWLYITGLIFILGGELNAILEHASKDARAKAKGARAPGEAPPLEPPLKTPGAAKSASSARKTRYAFWRWKKRVARGQSPEPSNTELPPTVH
- the rd gene encoding rubredoxin; protein product: MKRKYRCLACNHIYDPAEGDPEGGIPPGTAFEDIPDTWFCPDCGATKADFEPFED
- a CDS encoding MTAP family purine nucleoside phosphorylase, translating into MAGSRVGIIGGSGLLEALGVAGQAEPHVIETPFGPPSGPIFTMELDGVPVALLDRHGAGHMLGPTRVPYRANLFALKVLGVSHVLACGMVGSLREHIHPHHLVIPDQVIDRTYRRPCTFYDDLVVHVEMTEPFCETLRHVLSEVAQESSTGKVHSQATYICIEGPSLSTRAESRMYRTWGGDLIGMTVMPEARLAREAELHYALVAVPTDYDSWQPPLSTAPEAQNTAHFQNRRVAIANALGLLRRSLSRIASAPVQCHCDSVLALGIWSDRSRISNEVRTRLRPLIGKYLPPEVV
- a CDS encoding glycerophosphodiester phosphodiesterase → MERIRLGGHRGSGCTDSAFARAASPRSRARGSKPPENTLESIAQAFEHGADFVEIDVLRTLDDALVVTHSNALREHVLVAPPSARFMGELRLEEVRQLRTGLRGRQSAIPTLTEVMDLIAEWRARRGLGDFVLNIEIKDVKGTRAPKQAPGRPSLVELLAKQVPAHSRLSLEAIVFSSFAVSDLVELARLLPAARLGMLFDLDREAGGLVYEADPQLSDRYLPFTPAEIENVRKQIAEVGGRLEFLHPEIDTLTSAAMKAASPLGVNCWVMRERVPVRRRHSLRQALRLARTHQLRLGVITDFVPETRQQLAGLRRNSRR